The Deltaproteobacteria bacterium genome includes a window with the following:
- a CDS encoding 3',5'-cyclic-nucleotide phosphodiesterase codes for MRLRVLGCYGRLTPSHRSTGFLLNDDALLDAGTVNSALDVSAMERLQVLFLSHAHVDHVKELPFLLMERANKRLPSLILAAIPGVIDAVRRHLLNGVLWPDFTMIGDPPALVYHELPIAKAASVGGYEVTAVPVHHTVPCAGFYLRWDGEGFVYTGDTATTDAIWHVVKRHDDIRTVLVETTFADAGEAAARITGHYCPKTLAADVAKAERAPRLLITHMRPELCGAIASDLAKAGLDARLVEQDLEYDLG; via the coding sequence ATGCGTCTTCGCGTTCTCGGATGCTATGGCCGTCTGACACCGAGCCATCGATCGACCGGATTTCTCCTGAACGACGACGCTCTGCTCGACGCGGGAACGGTCAATTCGGCGCTCGACGTTTCCGCGATGGAGCGCCTTCAAGTTCTGTTTCTCTCGCACGCGCACGTCGACCACGTGAAGGAATTGCCGTTTCTGCTCATGGAACGTGCCAACAAGAGGCTGCCAAGCCTCATCCTCGCGGCGATTCCCGGCGTGATCGACGCGGTGCGCCGCCACCTGCTGAACGGCGTCCTCTGGCCCGACTTCACCATGATCGGAGATCCGCCCGCGCTGGTCTATCACGAGCTACCCATCGCAAAGGCCGCGAGTGTCGGCGGATACGAGGTCACGGCGGTGCCCGTGCATCACACGGTTCCGTGCGCGGGGTTTTATTTGCGCTGGGACGGCGAAGGGTTCGTCTATACCGGCGACACCGCGACAACGGACGCGATCTGGCACGTCGTCAAACGCCATGACGACATCCGAACCGTGCTCGTGGAAACGACGTTTGCCGATGCGGGGGAGGCCGCAGCGCGAATCACAGGGCATTATTGCCCAAAAACGCTCGCCGCGGACGTTGCGAAGGCCGAGCGCGCCCCCCGGCTCCTCATCACGCACATGCGCCCGGAACTGTGCGGCGCCATCGCGTCGGATCTGGCGAAGGCCGGCCTCGACGCGCGT
- a CDS encoding helix-turn-helix domain-containing protein codes for MPTLLTYSEACAILKMKLPTLYSKVSRREIPHVRLSGRDVRFDADELARWIDDRRVRVGAVAPETPEH; via the coding sequence ATGCCGACTCTCTTGACCTACTCCGAAGCTTGCGCAATTTTGAAAATGAAGCTTCCCACGTTGTACTCAAAGGTATCGCGACGCGAGATCCCGCATGTTCGCCTCTCCGGGCGCGACGTTCGGTTCGACGCGGACGAGTTGGCGCGGTGGATTGACGATCGGCGCGTGCGCGTCGGCGCGGTCGCCCCCGAAACCCCCGAACACTGA